CCACGTCGGCCGGCTCGACACCGAGACCGAGGGCATCATCCTCCTCACCAACCACGGTGAGCTGGCCCACCGCCTCACGCACCCGAAGTACGGCGTGAAGAAGACGTACGTCGCCGCGATCACCGGCCCGCTGCCGCGCGACATCGGCAAGAAGCTCAAGGACGGCATCGAGCTGGAGGACGGGTACGCCCGCGCCGACCACTTCCGCGTCGTCGACCAGCTCGGCAAGAACTACCTGGTCGAGGTGACCCTCCACGAGGGCCGCAAGCACATCGTCCGCCGCATGATGGCCGAGGCCGGCTTCCCGGTCGAGAAGCTCGTCCGGACCTCCTTCGGCCCGATCGAGCTGGGCGACCAGAAGTCCGGCTGGCTGCGCCGCCTGACGAACACCGAGGTCGGCATGCTCATGCGCGAGGTCGGTCTGTAGCCCCTCCGCGCCCGAGACGCGAAAGCCCGCAGTGCCCCCGTGGCACTGCGGGCTTTCCGCTTGTCAGGGACCCGTCCCGTGTTTATAGTCAGCATGACTATTAAAGAACGAGGAGGGGTCGGCCGTCATGAGCTGGACCGAAATTCTGGGCTTCGCCACCGGAGCGCTGTGCGTCTGGCTCGTCGCCCGCCAGCACGTCGCGAACTGGCCCATCGGCATCGCCAACAACGTTTTCTTCATCGTGCTCTTCGCCCAGTCCGGCCTGTACGCCGACGCCGGGCTCCAGATCGTCTTCATCGCCCTCGCCGCGTACGGCTGGTGGTCCTGGACCCACGGGGGTGGACCAGGATCCGCAGAGGCCCTGCCGGTGCGCCGCACCACGCGCACCGAATGGGCCGTACTGGCCGCGGCGGGGGCGGTGGGGGTGCTCGGGCTGACGCTCCTGCTCGGCCGGGTCACCGATTCCACCGTCCCGTTCTGGGACGCGCTGACCACCGGGCTCTCGCTCATGGCCACGTACGGCCAGTGCCGCAAGCTCGTCGAGTCGTGGTGGCTGTGGATCGCCGCCGACCTCGTGTACATCCCGCTCTACGCCTACAAG
The Streptomyces sp. NBC_01296 DNA segment above includes these coding regions:
- the pnuC gene encoding nicotinamide riboside transporter PnuC, with protein sequence MSWTEILGFATGALCVWLVARQHVANWPIGIANNVFFIVLFAQSGLYADAGLQIVFIALAAYGWWSWTHGGGPGSAEALPVRRTTRTEWAVLAAAGAVGVLGLTLLLGRVTDSTVPFWDALTTGLSLMATYGQCRKLVESWWLWIAADLVYIPLYAYKGLYLTSALYVGFLALCVVGLLGWRRTLPARGARTAAAQAAA